The following coding sequences are from one Natrarchaeobaculum sulfurireducens window:
- a CDS encoding enoyl-CoA hydratase/isomerase family protein, whose protein sequence is MIDVTIDDAGSIRTITLDRPAVRNALSVAGLEELEAAVADADEPVIYLTGRGPAFCAGADLEAVGDLDGDRERAEAFARLGQRVARTIEDSPAVVVAGIDGPARGGGLELALACDVRVGTPASTYGEPGVTFGLFGAWGGTVRLPRVLGTGDALEFTLSGRTVDAEAALRMGLISRIEDDPRVVAESIATNAHDALGLVKRRIRDDAERATQERREARAFGELVESHADDVDAALE, encoded by the coding sequence ATGATCGACGTCACGATCGACGATGCAGGATCGATCAGGACCATCACGCTCGATCGCCCCGCAGTGCGCAACGCCCTGTCCGTAGCGGGGCTCGAGGAACTCGAGGCGGCGGTCGCCGACGCCGACGAGCCGGTGATCTACCTCACTGGACGCGGACCGGCGTTCTGTGCGGGTGCCGACCTCGAGGCCGTCGGCGACCTCGATGGCGACCGCGAGCGGGCCGAAGCGTTCGCTCGGCTGGGCCAGCGGGTCGCCCGGACGATCGAGGACTCGCCGGCGGTCGTTGTCGCCGGGATCGACGGCCCCGCCCGCGGTGGCGGTCTCGAGCTCGCGCTCGCCTGTGACGTCCGCGTGGGGACGCCGGCCTCGACGTACGGCGAGCCGGGCGTCACCTTCGGCCTGTTCGGTGCCTGGGGTGGGACGGTCCGGCTGCCACGCGTCCTCGGGACGGGCGACGCCCTCGAGTTCACACTCAGCGGTCGGACGGTCGACGCCGAGGCGGCACTGCGGATGGGGCTGATCTCCCGGATCGAAGACGACCCCCGCGTCGTCGCCGAGTCGATCGCGACTAACGCCCACGACGCGCTCGGGCTGGTCAAACGCCGCATCCGTGACGATGCAGAACGCGCTACACAGGAACGACGCGAGGCACGCGCCTTCGGCGAACTCGTGGAGTCACACGCCGATGACGTCGACGCTGCACTCGAGTAG
- a CDS encoding DUF7114 family protein, giving the protein METADNCRRAAFESVADVEPPRLHDLVESVLETASMVPGALTLESAATAASDARATLEEPTDEFAPETVHAHAAGVQLIYEGLRLTRTLAHEEPWTDADSNGSGDLEILAADILVARGFYLLAQTDAADKAVRTVQAFGRDQTKRADLLSDVDSLDDPDEIDTTTLDANLERDVLELAVLTGAATVGEPAPPGLLAFAEDLARDVGPAFPPTEECLTDLEPPSSKRPLEDGTTDRATSATDH; this is encoded by the coding sequence ATGGAGACGGCCGACAACTGTCGGCGTGCCGCGTTCGAATCTGTAGCGGACGTCGAACCACCGCGGTTGCACGATCTCGTCGAATCCGTCCTCGAGACGGCGTCGATGGTCCCCGGCGCGCTCACGCTCGAAAGCGCTGCAACGGCAGCTAGCGACGCGAGAGCGACCCTCGAGGAGCCGACTGACGAGTTCGCCCCCGAGACTGTTCACGCCCACGCCGCCGGCGTGCAGCTCATCTACGAAGGGCTTCGCCTCACACGAACGCTGGCTCACGAGGAACCCTGGACGGACGCCGACTCGAACGGGAGCGGCGACCTCGAGATTCTGGCTGCTGACATCCTCGTCGCTCGTGGCTTCTATTTGCTCGCACAGACCGACGCAGCCGACAAGGCCGTCCGGACGGTCCAGGCGTTCGGTCGCGACCAGACGAAACGCGCCGATCTCCTCAGCGATGTCGACTCGCTCGACGATCCAGACGAGATCGATACCACCACACTCGACGCCAACCTCGAGCGCGATGTCCTCGAACTCGCCGTCCTCACCGGCGCTGCCACCGTCGGCGAACCGGCCCCACCGGGGCTGCTCGCGTTCGCAGAGGACCTCGCTCGAGACGTCGGACCCGCGTTCCCCCCGACCGAAGAGTGTCTCACCGATCTCGAGCCACCATCGTCGAAGCGCCCGCTCGAGGACGGCACGACGGATCGTGCAACGTCGGCGACCGACCACTGA
- a CDS encoding BGTF surface domain-containing protein gives MNDNVSYREKGRAVFLAAIMVLSVVAMSAAFAGGAAAADATEGTLDSFEEQTLSDGNVFVQVGDGTTVDGDATLVVTYEDGGNDVVAGIADASDADDEDIGIEVEDTGGFPGDHTVHLFPNDDQVEVEGSDVAVTDAEIGDVIEGFDGDGDDRLGDETETVVDADIEVDDVSSEDPVDSIEVTATFLDDDSDEGAVDLNVQDGGEDSAEFTGEDEVVTLDDFGDIEETDDVTVTLTDRSEDVQVWDGDEGDFVSVEDDATVTISEADGVPTYHPVNPEDADDTVSVVFQGQDVYVFSPDGKLDDSTDYELRSVNEFDGGQVDSSSFEEQLNAETVEDLELEDEFDFLGSGELLVEIDTDDLEDEDFFLRGGDLNSSPPQDDTFEITVQDFDAEFDDDQVTDAGPDSDTELDIDSDRSSYSVNASADGDLDDDELFQIALPENFDEDTDTESDVFDSSGDFNTVFADNEDEPETEYERAAAIAVAFDDEADELADVDHEDIVDALRGVDAVYETDVADNPSAVAPDNTEADDADAMQTALDEGEQSFGDFSVGLWDSDEDDYDEKVVFVNSGDVDEDVDFQDIDEGDYTFDFNVSDTEASASDDISVSESDAEANFDEDVYTQTAGDLIEFTVELEDTDETFVQFGDEDAGFIDILYLEDDGGEDDEVNFWVNTRLVGTMHDEAGLDADDVFYSDDDIVESYLHDKVIDEDYDNVGGATFYDDDDLGSDDVIDDEFEGYGDYLEELDLVSNADDHPTEQIVRPLQPTNYDITADENGHFIAEDDESDVDDEIGFATLDLVDPSLDAVNTWVGPEEDADDEEDIDELVDQLTERDNVAIDDLMVAEFQASGIFGHLAAISDDDIDDVLEDGLAGEDLETLVDDRDGEGVELTFEDVDATGNQDANDLELDADEDEVFVLIDNDNGAFYVVVDTSDEPFDRSIDDGDEFEIELEYETDDDDRFRFFDQVGGDEIEEAGPLGAADGEEDEAFPYFQADSSQSVSTTFTFEDRMAEFDNLDEDDNVQIETSEEAVVSGETNVAPGSDTSVRMSDAGDTSSFLTTADAEIDSDGTFATEEVDFSDRAEGDEASLDFRIDGSSEDDADGIFVEAVEDVDDEEVDDHDDEEVEEDDEEVEEDDDVEEEDDDVEVEDDDMEEDDDEPEPEDDDGVPGFGIAVALFALIAAGMLALRRQN, from the coding sequence ATGAACGATAACGTATCATATCGTGAAAAGGGACGTGCAGTGTTCCTCGCAGCGATTATGGTCCTTTCCGTTGTTGCCATGTCCGCAGCGTTTGCGGGCGGCGCGGCGGCGGCGGACGCAACCGAGGGTACCTTAGATAGCTTTGAGGAGCAGACCCTCAGCGATGGAAACGTATTTGTACAAGTAGGAGATGGGACGACAGTTGATGGCGACGCAACTCTCGTCGTAACTTACGAAGATGGCGGCAACGATGTTGTCGCTGGGATTGCGGACGCCAGCGATGCTGACGATGAGGACATCGGAATCGAAGTCGAGGATACGGGAGGCTTCCCCGGTGACCACACGGTCCACCTGTTCCCAAATGATGACCAAGTTGAGGTCGAGGGATCCGACGTTGCTGTGACCGATGCCGAGATCGGAGATGTGATTGAAGGGTTCGATGGCGACGGCGACGACCGTCTTGGCGATGAAACCGAAACCGTCGTCGACGCTGACATCGAAGTTGACGATGTCTCCTCTGAGGACCCCGTCGACAGCATTGAGGTAACTGCTACGTTCCTCGATGACGATTCGGACGAAGGTGCCGTTGACCTCAATGTCCAAGACGGCGGTGAGGACTCGGCTGAATTCACCGGCGAGGACGAGGTTGTCACACTTGACGACTTCGGTGACATCGAAGAGACCGACGACGTGACGGTCACGCTCACCGACCGCAGTGAGGATGTCCAAGTCTGGGATGGTGATGAAGGTGACTTCGTCAGCGTTGAAGACGACGCAACAGTGACTATCAGCGAGGCTGACGGCGTCCCAACGTACCACCCCGTTAACCCCGAGGATGCAGATGACACGGTAAGTGTTGTCTTCCAGGGCCAGGACGTCTACGTCTTCTCGCCTGACGGCAAGCTCGACGACTCCACCGACTACGAACTCCGTTCCGTTAACGAGTTCGACGGCGGTCAGGTCGACTCGAGCAGCTTCGAAGAGCAGCTCAACGCTGAAACCGTCGAAGACCTCGAGCTTGAGGATGAGTTCGACTTCCTGGGCAGCGGTGAACTCCTCGTCGAGATCGACACTGACGATCTCGAAGATGAGGACTTCTTCCTGCGCGGTGGCGACCTCAACTCGAGCCCACCACAGGATGACACGTTCGAAATCACGGTGCAGGACTTCGATGCTGAGTTCGATGACGACCAAGTGACCGACGCTGGTCCTGACTCGGACACCGAACTCGACATCGACTCCGACCGTAGCTCGTACTCGGTCAACGCGAGCGCTGACGGCGACCTGGATGACGACGAACTATTCCAGATCGCCCTACCTGAAAACTTCGACGAGGACACCGACACTGAGTCGGACGTCTTCGACAGCAGCGGTGACTTCAATACCGTCTTCGCGGACAATGAAGACGAACCCGAGACTGAGTACGAACGCGCTGCAGCAATCGCAGTTGCCTTCGACGACGAGGCCGACGAACTTGCTGATGTCGACCACGAAGACATCGTTGACGCACTCCGCGGCGTTGACGCTGTTTACGAAACGGACGTGGCTGACAACCCAAGCGCAGTCGCACCAGACAACACCGAAGCTGACGACGCCGATGCAATGCAGACCGCTCTCGACGAGGGTGAGCAGAGCTTCGGTGACTTCAGTGTCGGACTGTGGGACTCCGATGAGGATGACTACGACGAGAAGGTCGTCTTCGTCAACTCCGGTGACGTTGACGAAGACGTCGACTTCCAGGACATTGACGAAGGTGACTACACCTTTGACTTCAACGTAAGCGACACCGAAGCATCCGCTTCGGATGACATCAGCGTCTCCGAATCCGATGCTGAAGCGAACTTCGATGAGGACGTCTACACGCAGACTGCAGGCGACCTCATTGAGTTCACGGTTGAACTCGAAGACACCGACGAAACGTTCGTCCAGTTCGGCGACGAAGACGCTGGCTTCATCGACATCCTCTACCTCGAGGATGACGGTGGCGAGGACGACGAAGTGAACTTCTGGGTCAACACCCGCCTCGTCGGCACGATGCACGATGAAGCAGGTCTCGACGCAGATGACGTCTTCTACTCCGACGACGACATCGTCGAGAGCTACCTCCACGATAAAGTAATTGACGAGGACTACGACAACGTCGGAGGTGCGACGTTCTATGACGACGACGACCTCGGTTCCGATGACGTGATTGATGACGAATTCGAGGGATACGGTGACTACCTCGAAGAACTTGACCTAGTGAGTAACGCTGACGATCACCCAACGGAACAAATCGTCCGCCCGCTCCAGCCGACCAACTACGACATCACGGCTGATGAGAACGGTCACTTCATCGCCGAAGATGACGAATCCGATGTCGACGACGAGATCGGCTTCGCAACCCTCGATCTGGTTGACCCAAGCCTCGATGCGGTGAACACCTGGGTCGGACCTGAAGAGGACGCTGATGACGAAGAGGACATCGACGAACTCGTCGACCAACTCACCGAGCGCGACAACGTCGCAATCGATGACCTGATGGTCGCCGAATTCCAGGCCAGCGGTATCTTCGGTCACCTTGCAGCCATCTCCGATGACGACATCGACGACGTCCTCGAAGACGGACTTGCAGGCGAAGACCTCGAAACGCTGGTCGATGATCGAGACGGTGAAGGTGTCGAGCTCACCTTCGAAGACGTTGACGCAACTGGCAACCAGGACGCTAACGACCTCGAACTCGATGCTGACGAGGACGAAGTCTTCGTCCTGATCGACAACGACAACGGTGCGTTCTACGTCGTCGTCGACACCAGTGACGAACCGTTCGACCGCTCGATCGACGACGGTGACGAATTCGAAATCGAACTCGAATACGAGACTGACGACGACGACCGCTTCCGCTTCTTCGACCAAGTCGGCGGTGACGAGATTGAAGAAGCCGGCCCACTCGGCGCAGCTGACGGCGAGGAAGATGAAGCCTTCCCATACTTCCAGGCTGACTCGAGCCAGAGCGTCTCCACGACGTTCACCTTCGAGGACCGCATGGCCGAGTTCGACAACCTCGATGAGGACGACAACGTCCAGATCGAGACCAGCGAAGAGGCAGTCGTGAGCGGTGAGACTAACGTCGCACCCGGCTCCGACACCTCCGTCCGCATGAGTGACGCTGGCGACACCTCGAGCTTCCTGACGACGGCGGACGCTGAGATCGACTCCGACGGTACCTTCGCGACCGAGGAAGTCGACTTCAGTGACCGCGCAGAAGGCGACGAAGCCAGCCTCGACTTCCGCATTGACGGAAGCAGTGAAGACGACGCTGACGGCATCTTCGTCGAAGCAGTTGAAGACGTCGACGACGAGGAAGTCGACGACCATGACGACGAAGAAGTCGAAGAAGATGACGAAGAAGTCGAAGAAGATGACGACGTCGAAGAGGAAGATGACGACGTCGAAGTCGAAGACGACGACATGGAAGAGGATGACGACGAGCCAGAGCCTGAGGACGACGACGGTGTCCCCGGCTTCGGCATCGCCGTTGCACTCTTCGCCCTGATCGCCGCCGGCATGCTGGCACTCCGCCGCCAGAACTAA
- a CDS encoding efflux RND transporter permease subunit: MNAGDRIEAATAHLSELIVSQPKTIVVGFLLLTVVFGGGMTAISTEADPSDSFTEDIPEQDALDAINDEFEGPFAAEEETTQLVHVGNDVLTRQEVLATLRTLEQVEDRAELRMESANGPPTMIAQAIEPNATTMADQRRAVEGATNTEFRQAVQAVGDEQQFEATVSDDFNANEASASASITVVTHEVPPEFDDDDLSGIQLSIDSIAGGESSDIRVFGGGILMEEFDNIIGDSLAIVMPVVLLLLLVFLVAAYRDPIDLALGLFALLMTIVWTFGFLGFSGIPFDQQLIAVPVLLLAVGVDFGIHIINRYREETVQGYDPIEAMRTANNQLMIAFVIVTVTTIIGFGANVISDLEPIRNMGIVSSVGIAFTFLIFGLFLPAAKLEVDQLRARFGVPEFNSTPIASEDSTLGRVLSTSAVVSERAPALFVVVLLVSGGAMGAYGTGVDTSFENEDFLPPEDEAWYVEHIPEPFAPGEYTITETINLLEDRFEANQDESITIYVEGPFEEDHALESLESPNEDPTDSLAVGPGGEADATSILTVINSYAQEDPEFAELVERNDRSGNGIPDRNLDRIYDELFASPAGSQAEQYLTDDRRSAQVEYSIDAEATQEEVAADGAEFAEDFRYTATSTGEVVIFDAITQIIFDSATQGLTLALVLTAVFLVISYLILERKPWLGVVNVFPIAIAVAFLIGTMRLLGMPLNALTATILSISIGIGIAYSVHTTARFIDEYSVDQDVRTSLTTTLSGTGGALAGSMLTTTLGTGALALAITPVLGDFGLLMALSVVYSFVAAVVALPPALYLWAAWIESGEATDRLTARLR; encoded by the coding sequence ATGAACGCTGGCGACCGAATCGAGGCGGCAACAGCGCACCTAAGCGAGCTTATCGTCTCACAGCCGAAGACGATCGTCGTCGGCTTTCTGTTGTTGACCGTCGTCTTCGGCGGTGGCATGACGGCCATCTCGACGGAAGCCGATCCCTCGGATTCGTTCACCGAAGACATTCCAGAGCAAGACGCCCTCGATGCCATCAACGACGAGTTCGAAGGACCGTTTGCCGCCGAAGAAGAGACGACACAACTCGTCCACGTCGGCAACGACGTCCTGACACGTCAGGAGGTGCTCGCTACGCTCAGAACCCTCGAGCAGGTCGAAGACCGGGCTGAACTGCGGATGGAATCGGCCAACGGGCCGCCGACGATGATCGCACAGGCGATCGAACCGAACGCGACGACGATGGCCGACCAGCGACGGGCCGTCGAGGGTGCAACGAACACGGAGTTCAGACAGGCCGTCCAGGCAGTCGGTGACGAACAGCAGTTCGAGGCGACCGTCTCCGATGACTTCAACGCGAACGAAGCGTCCGCCTCGGCGTCGATTACGGTCGTCACTCACGAGGTGCCGCCTGAGTTCGACGACGACGATCTCTCTGGCATCCAGCTCTCGATCGATTCGATCGCTGGCGGCGAATCGTCGGACATCCGCGTGTTCGGCGGCGGGATCCTGATGGAGGAGTTCGACAACATCATCGGCGACTCGCTGGCGATCGTGATGCCAGTCGTGCTCCTCTTATTGCTCGTCTTCCTCGTCGCAGCCTATCGTGACCCCATCGATCTCGCACTCGGCCTGTTCGCGCTGTTGATGACGATCGTGTGGACGTTCGGCTTCCTCGGGTTCTCGGGGATTCCGTTCGACCAACAGCTCATCGCCGTCCCGGTGTTGTTACTGGCGGTCGGGGTCGACTTCGGTATCCACATCATCAACCGGTATCGCGAAGAGACCGTCCAGGGGTACGACCCGATCGAGGCGATGCGGACGGCGAACAACCAGTTGATGATCGCGTTCGTCATCGTCACCGTCACGACGATCATCGGTTTCGGTGCCAACGTCATCTCCGACCTCGAGCCGATCAGGAACATGGGGATCGTCTCGAGCGTCGGCATCGCGTTTACCTTCCTCATCTTCGGGCTCTTTCTCCCCGCGGCGAAACTCGAGGTCGACCAGCTCAGAGCGCGCTTTGGCGTCCCCGAGTTCAACTCGACGCCGATCGCGAGCGAAGACTCCACGCTCGGACGGGTACTATCGACGTCCGCAGTCGTAAGCGAGCGCGCACCCGCTCTCTTTGTCGTCGTCTTGTTGGTCAGCGGTGGTGCGATGGGTGCTTACGGGACGGGTGTCGACACGAGCTTCGAAAACGAGGACTTCCTCCCGCCCGAAGACGAAGCCTGGTACGTCGAACACATCCCCGAGCCGTTCGCACCCGGTGAGTACACCATCACCGAGACGATCAACCTCCTCGAGGATCGGTTCGAGGCGAATCAAGACGAGTCGATTACGATCTACGTCGAGGGGCCGTTCGAGGAGGACCACGCACTCGAGTCACTCGAGAGCCCCAACGAGGACCCGACCGACAGCCTGGCCGTCGGACCGGGTGGTGAGGCCGATGCGACGAGCATTCTGACGGTTATCAACTCCTACGCACAAGAAGACCCCGAATTCGCCGAGCTGGTCGAGCGAAACGACCGCAGTGGCAACGGCATCCCCGACCGAAACCTCGATCGGATCTACGACGAGCTGTTCGCCTCCCCGGCTGGCTCACAGGCCGAACAGTACCTCACCGATGACCGCCGCAGCGCCCAGGTCGAGTATTCGATCGACGCTGAAGCCACCCAGGAGGAAGTCGCCGCCGACGGTGCCGAGTTCGCCGAGGACTTCCGCTATACGGCCACCTCAACCGGCGAGGTCGTCATCTTCGATGCGATTACGCAGATCATCTTCGACTCCGCCACCCAGGGACTGACGCTTGCGCTCGTGCTTACCGCGGTGTTCCTGGTCATCTCGTATCTGATCCTCGAGCGAAAGCCGTGGCTTGGGGTCGTCAACGTGTTCCCGATCGCCATCGCCGTCGCGTTCCTCATCGGAACGATGCGATTGCTCGGGATGCCGTTGAACGCACTGACGGCGACGATCCTGTCGATTTCGATCGGGATCGGGATCGCTTACTCGGTCCACACCACGGCCAGGTTCATCGACGAGTATTCGGTCGATCAAGACGTCCGTACCTCCCTGACGACGACGCTTTCGGGCACCGGCGGGGCGCTCGCCGGGAGTATGTTGACGACGACGCTCGGAACCGGCGCGCTCGCGCTCGCGATTACGCCCGTGCTCGGGGACTTCGGCCTGCTCATGGCGCTGAGCGTTGTCTACTCCTTCGTCGCCGCGGTCGTCGCCTTACCGCCCGCACTCTATCTGTGGGCAGCGTGGATCGAGTCCGGCGAGGCAACCGACCGACTGACGGCCCGCCTGCGCTGA
- a CDS encoding COG1361 S-layer family protein, whose translation MNWQSVSTVLLVVLLVTSLGITGIGAADDDDLDEREAELDEREAELQQQQAELRETRQSMQDRPFVRGSPDLDVFAPNPIVQSGETNEVTVVVSNGGDLSIGDAQSRDIVTAARDVTVEAEADDPLTVRSGETSIGTVTDQQPSEVPIAIDVPDDVSAGEYSLDVDLSYTYTSQQAGDGTTYEQSRTESVSIDLEVDEEARFDIVDVETDAQIGDTGSMDVELENVGEEVATDINVAMESTSPGLGFGESAQDSARIDELEPGETATVTYDVAFPDDTSVRYYPLEGTVQFETDDGLDRVDERVSSGVMPLAEQRFTITDVHSTLRVGEDGDLEGYVTNEGPEDAENVVVQFTDESPNVIPIETGVAVDSLESGESAPFSLPVDVSGEAEAIDREIDLAVQYRNEDLQMRLFEDAAAMIGVEEQRDQFLVNVEDRQIAAGEQKLIDVEVTNNLDQTVTDVEASLFTDDPLDSDDDEGFVEELEPGETVTMTFDLDAEDGATAKTYPVSFDFRYDDERGNSQLSDTTRVAIDVTESDGGIPWLAVGTVLLATLGAGAYVYQRQ comes from the coding sequence ATGAACTGGCAATCAGTGTCGACGGTTCTACTGGTCGTGTTGCTCGTCACGAGTCTCGGTATCACCGGTATCGGAGCGGCGGACGACGACGATTTAGACGAACGCGAAGCGGAGCTTGACGAACGCGAAGCAGAGCTCCAACAGCAGCAAGCCGAGCTACGGGAAACTCGGCAATCTATGCAAGACCGGCCGTTCGTCCGCGGTTCCCCGGACCTTGACGTGTTCGCTCCGAACCCGATCGTCCAGTCGGGTGAGACCAATGAGGTTACCGTCGTCGTCTCGAACGGCGGTGACCTCAGCATCGGCGACGCACAATCGCGTGATATCGTCACCGCCGCTCGAGACGTGACCGTCGAGGCAGAGGCCGACGATCCACTCACCGTCAGATCCGGTGAGACGTCGATCGGAACAGTGACGGACCAACAGCCGAGTGAAGTCCCGATCGCGATCGACGTCCCTGACGACGTTTCGGCAGGAGAATATTCGCTCGACGTCGACCTTTCGTATACGTACACCAGTCAACAAGCCGGTGACGGGACGACGTACGAACAGTCCCGAACCGAGTCGGTGTCGATCGACCTCGAGGTAGACGAGGAGGCTCGATTCGACATCGTCGACGTCGAAACGGACGCCCAGATCGGCGACACCGGTTCGATGGACGTCGAACTCGAGAACGTAGGCGAAGAGGTCGCGACCGATATCAACGTCGCGATGGAGTCGACGAGTCCGGGACTCGGCTTCGGTGAAAGCGCACAGGACTCCGCTCGGATCGACGAACTCGAACCCGGCGAGACGGCGACCGTGACGTACGACGTCGCGTTCCCGGATGACACCTCGGTTCGGTACTACCCGCTCGAAGGGACCGTCCAGTTCGAAACTGACGACGGACTCGATCGAGTCGATGAGCGTGTCTCGAGCGGTGTAATGCCGCTCGCCGAACAGCGATTTACCATCACCGACGTCCACTCGACGCTGCGGGTCGGCGAAGACGGTGACCTCGAAGGCTACGTCACGAACGAGGGGCCTGAAGACGCCGAAAACGTCGTCGTGCAGTTTACCGACGAGTCTCCCAACGTGATCCCGATCGAAACGGGTGTGGCCGTCGATAGCCTCGAGTCGGGCGAATCCGCCCCGTTTAGCCTCCCAGTCGACGTCAGCGGTGAGGCCGAAGCGATCGACCGCGAGATCGACCTCGCGGTGCAGTATCGCAACGAGGATCTGCAGATGCGACTGTTCGAGGACGCAGCCGCGATGATCGGTGTCGAAGAACAGCGAGATCAGTTCCTCGTCAATGTCGAGGATCGCCAGATCGCCGCCGGAGAACAGAAACTCATCGACGTCGAGGTGACCAACAACCTCGATCAGACCGTCACCGACGTCGAGGCGAGCCTGTTCACCGACGACCCACTCGACAGCGACGACGACGAAGGATTCGTCGAAGAACTCGAACCCGGCGAGACGGTCACGATGACGTTCGATCTCGACGCTGAAGACGGTGCAACGGCGAAGACGTATCCCGTTTCGTTCGACTTCCGCTACGACGACGAGCGGGGTAACAGCCAGTTGTCTGATACTACGCGTGTGGCGATCGACGTCACCGAAAGCGACGGCGGTATTCCATGGCTCGCCGTCGGAACAGTGCTGCTAGCCACCCTCGGCGCTGGCGCATACGTCTACCAGAGGCAATAA
- a CDS encoding TetR/AcrR family transcriptional regulator, whose amino-acid sequence MKGFSEKERERIRERLLEEGQQLFSRFGPERTRVKDVTDASDIGTSTFYSFFDSKQELYIEVLIREHKAFHEAIEAAIDGVEDPREQVHITLETIFEELESNPLIYSLIVEGELYSLRTWLSDEERSRIVERIRGRRLGAIDEWVSDPSFAVDDPAVADALLRHIVFVSQAQGVQVDTDEHPDYEAVRSVLVDIIVDGLFESS is encoded by the coding sequence ATGAAAGGCTTCAGTGAGAAAGAGCGCGAACGGATTAGGGAACGATTACTCGAGGAGGGACAACAGCTCTTTTCGAGGTTCGGACCCGAACGGACACGCGTCAAAGACGTCACCGACGCATCGGATATCGGAACGAGTACGTTCTACAGTTTTTTCGACTCGAAACAGGAGTTGTACATCGAGGTACTCATCCGAGAGCACAAAGCGTTCCACGAAGCGATCGAAGCGGCGATCGATGGCGTCGAAGACCCCCGTGAACAGGTGCATATTACGCTCGAGACGATCTTCGAGGAGCTCGAATCGAACCCGCTTATCTATAGTCTGATCGTCGAGGGAGAACTCTACTCGCTTCGGACGTGGCTCTCAGATGAAGAGCGAAGCCGAATCGTCGAACGGATTCGGGGGAGACGGCTGGGAGCAATCGATGAATGGGTATCGGATCCGTCGTTTGCTGTGGACGATCCGGCAGTCGCGGATGCCCTTCTCAGACACATCGTCTTCGTAAGCCAGGCACAGGGCGTTCAAGTCGACACAGACGAGCACCCGGACTACGAAGCAGTCCGTTCGGTGTTGGTCGACATTATCGTCGACGGACTGTTCGAATCGTCGTAG
- a CDS encoding cold-shock protein — translation MANGKVDFFNDTGGYGFIDTDDSDDDVFFHMEDVGGEDLTEGTEIEFDIEQAPKGPRATNVVRN, via the coding sequence ATGGCAAACGGTAAGGTTGATTTCTTCAACGACACAGGCGGCTACGGTTTCATCGACACTGACGACTCCGACGACGACGTGTTCTTCCACATGGAAGACGTTGGCGGCGAGGACCTGACGGAAGGGACCGAGATCGAATTCGACATCGAACAGGCCCCCAAAGGCCCCCGCGCGACGAACGTCGTCCGCAACTAA
- a CDS encoding class I SAM-dependent methyltransferase gives MDSNDVRRQWEARSGEYSPEYYAYYGPNDTSDALRCIFEQFLEPNASVLELGCSSGRHLSHLSVHGFENLAGIEVNPDAFDVMAETYPDLAAEGEFYLDAIEDVVTDFDDGEFDAVYSVETLQHLHPDAEWVFDELARITSDLLVTVENEGDVDRDGSTEPDVNYVNDDFPLYYRDWNTIFTDRGLVEVDAREGQRDTIRTFRTAQ, from the coding sequence GTGGATTCTAACGACGTTCGTCGACAGTGGGAAGCCCGGTCGGGAGAGTACTCGCCCGAATACTACGCCTACTACGGTCCGAACGATACGAGCGACGCCCTGCGGTGTATCTTCGAGCAGTTCCTCGAGCCGAATGCGTCCGTGCTGGAACTCGGCTGTAGCTCGGGCCGACACCTCTCACATCTGTCCGTACACGGCTTCGAGAATCTGGCCGGCATCGAGGTCAATCCCGATGCATTCGACGTGATGGCGGAGACCTATCCGGACCTCGCAGCCGAAGGGGAGTTCTATCTGGACGCGATCGAAGACGTCGTCACCGACTTCGACGACGGGGAGTTCGATGCAGTCTATTCGGTGGAGACGCTCCAACATCTCCACCCGGACGCCGAGTGGGTGTTCGACGAACTGGCTCGGATCACGAGCGACCTCCTCGTCACGGTCGAAAACGAAGGCGACGTCGACCGCGACGGGTCGACCGAACCCGACGTCAACTACGTCAACGACGACTTTCCGCTGTACTACCGCGATTGGAACACGATTTTCACCGATCGGGGTCTCGTCGAAGTCGACGCGAGAGAGGGACAACGGGACACGATCCGAACGTTCCGGACAGCTCAATAG